The DNA region AATGTCACAGAGTCGATACGGGCTCTACATCCACTATTGACAGTTATTATACCTGTATAATTTAGTTTGCGGGTTTTCACGTCATCACCACAAATAACTCGTAACTCAGTATTTTCAACCATGCTATAtaaccattttttattatataattgaataaaatttggtTGAGGATTTTCATAAAAGTGAATATCACAATCTCACATATTATCTTGTTTGtttgtcattaataaattaatttcacatgaatttatatttcttgtatcttgtaaagaaaaagagtgagtacaaaaaaatgttGGTACGACTAGTGAAAATTGACATGCCTGGATATTAACGTTGGTACTGTATTCACTTTTATCTTGGGCTATAAGAATCAAAGAACTTTTAGGTTTAATGTATGCCGCAATATGTGATTGGAAAGTATGTTGTTTTATCGGTGCTTGATGGATttcatatattgaataaatttttggtgATAGTAGAGGTATCATAATACTCAGTAAAATTCGTCTCTCATGGTAGGTAATagatatttttgcaattttccGCAGACCATCAATATCCGcttcatttattgataatggtAGTACatactgattattattattttgtaaaaaaagacGCAAAGAATCTTCAATTTTCTTACTAGACATTATTCGAGGGTGGATTAATCCGAGTCTAGCAAAATAGTCGATTTGAATTACGAGTTCTAaggaattaatatattcatcataACTCAGCTCTATATTCTGAAGCCAGGTACGACCGAGGTTTACCATAGTTTCAAAGTGAACTTTCCATAAAAGTGTATCCTTGCTTTTCCATCCAACACTAAATTCTTCCATTTGTGGacgaaaataattgataagtcCGTCATTGTTTTTTAGACGAGTCTGCACTGTATGTAGCTCTGTTTGTAATAAATgggttgtattatttaaaacagaaattgtttttttattatcacgttttaatttattgatttcttCGTTGATCATCTTGGCATCGTCTTTATTCAGAATCCCAAATAAAGAGCTTGATATTGCACCCACGATAGGGTAGATCGGTTCAttacgttttgtttttataacgtctttatgaaataatgaattaatttgttctgTATACATTgcgattttttttcgttgttgtTCCAAAAAAGGAAGGCGTCGTGATACAAAGTCACAATTATTTCCTACAATTTTATCTGCTTCATACTTTTGACATATTTTATGTAGACCAGCCAATCCTGGGTCTTCTTTAGTATAATTACCACCTCCGCCCAAATCAGCATCAAAGTAACGCAAAGGTAAAATATTCGGTAAAAAATTGAGAAGATAGTCAACATCCATATACGTAGTAAGTTGTAGACTATTACTCGTTAGACGCACGTTTTTGATATGATCATAATACAAACCCGGTGTTTGTATTCTCGATTCAATTATCTTCACAACTacagaaaaaatcaaaaatgctGTAAACGCCATGGTATTGACTGAATCACGGCTTGTGATTGACTCAGTCGATTAATTTACAACATGGGTATATGAATAGGTGAACAAGACaggttatatttgtttaaaaaattatttttatttttatattcatgaaataattGGTCgtacaactttttcaatatctgCTCTACATataacacatttttttaaatcagttgAACAATTTCCACAAGAAACAAAATGTCtacatggtaaaaataatatacctaaatttttttcgaaacaaattttacatttaaattcaatatcttCATCTATACTGTGGTAATCCGTAGGTATATTTCTCATAATGACTATTGAGTTTGATTCGATTGTCAAACTTTCTGCTTCTTCCTCATCGTCTGATGGTTGATCATCGGTTTGAGGTATTTTGAAATGATCAATAAATTCTTGTCCTTTGATAACACGTACAAAATAACATTCTTTAAAATAACGTGCATGTTCTTCCCATGGATCTTCATTTGGGAGCCAATCTTTTAAACCATTACCACAGTGATAACACTGAACGTAGTCACCAATACCAGTGTAGAAAAATCCGGCCTCAGCTAGCTTTTCTTTTGTCTGGCTCATGTGCCTAGGCCAATATCCATATGATTTCAGGCGTACGTCATAAGTCAAGTATTGTCGAACCTTGGCAGTTTTAACATCAATCTCAGGTTGTGGAACAGGGTACGGTGGTGGTACATAATCAAAAAGACTTAAAAATTCTCGATGTTCAAGTCTTGATACCGCCGctgaataatatgaataacgGAATGACGGTGAAATTAcaggagaaatatttttccgatAAGGGTAGAAAGTAGGTACAGCCACGGTGTCAGGGTTGATGCCCACAGGGACATTTCCACATGGTATTCGGCGTACAAATCTACAGCTTGGTTTCTCACCCAAAGTCCAATCGTTAATTTTAACTCCACATTCAAAACAACATACAAAGTTACCAACTCCGGTATAATAGAATCCAGCAGAAGccaattcaaaaatatctaaaagatGAGCTAACGGCCATGTTTCAAAACTTTCACGGCGATTGGTTTCTACACGATACAATAATCTTTCACCACGTTCAAACCAAGTACGTTTTTCGATATGTTCTGCCATCACCATGCTTGTTGATGaagccatttttttaaactaaacatcaattttaaaattctctttatatatattttttaaaaattaaggaGAGGgaataattcaaacaaaaaacaattttatttattttatttatttatttattcaacgaaATTTACAATAAGAATGTTGTACAGTTGCACCACTACCTCGGAGAAAATGGAAAcgcttatttttaaatatattttttttttgaatcagttttttatacattgtCATTATAGTATTGTCGTTGAGTTTAGTATCGTCGCCAAACAGGCGTTGGAAACTCGAAAGATTTCCGCCATTGGAAAACCAATGTAGAGCAACAATGCAATAGCAACCACACACATTAGACGAAAAATCTTGAagccttttattattatactcgtAACAGACAGTGTTCCTTCTAAGGACATAGTTGAAGCGTGGATCGGTAGGTCTTTGTCCAAAACTATCGAAGTATATTCCATAGCCAAATGATCGATAAATAATGCGACCCAATGAGATCCTGGTTGGTTATGATTGTCTGTATTTGCAATTATTGCACACGGCTTTGGCCAGACAAAAGGTAGTTTGTCTACAGGATAAATTCCACCAACAGAGATATCTGTATACGGTAAAGCTCTAGCTAGCTGTTGAGTATCCATGAGATGAATCACGCTATTCTGCGCTGCTTagactaatatatatttttattttcactcttctttatatttaattactataatcCATTATAACTTGACGGCTGAAGTCTAtttcgataatattatcatattcgGCATAAACAAGACAATTAACGACTTGCGCCGAAGCTTCACTGAAGCGTACTTCAATACGGAGGCTACCACTCTTAATTAAGTTCCAATGACCAGCACTATGTGCGGAAAGATCTGGTGTTAAGTCAAAAGCAAATAACGTATAACCTTTTCTATAGCTATCTCTATCTATTTGCATGCCATGGTCTCCAAAATGAATACCAGTACCAGAAAAAAGTGTGTGGTATGCCTCAGCATCAAATATATTAGTGGAAAACGTAGGCTGCAACGGTTTTCCAGGTATTTGTTTACCATCGACGTAGAgacatagaaaatttatattaaagtgTTGGAAGTAGAATGGATTATAGAGCCTATTACCATTGAAGCCCCGGTTATCAACAAATCCTATAACAACTCGCTTAGGTAAAgtaccaataataatattttcgagACAATTTCCAAGGATTCCTGCGGTGAGTAAAAAACTCTTGACCTCCACTCTAGTAAGGGGATATTTAGCTGTCGTTTTCGCTAAGGCTTTTGCATGAGCAATCATAATATGAGGATTTAGCTTGACTCGGCGTACAATCAATGACGCttctaatatttgtattttataatcctTGTCGTTTGAGGTATCcattaaacaaaattcttGTTTTGACTGTGTgagattaattttcaatttaatcccgttcaataaaaatttttcctggTTCAATACATCAACATGTAAATGCCCAATCATCTCAAATTGTTTTCCGGCATTTGTATGAACACATCTGGCAACTAAGCCTTCATTTTTTGCATCTGCAGCAACAACACTATTTGTATTCATACGTCCAGGAGTGTCAGGATACCATAACGCTAGTTGAAGATGACTATTTGTTGCATCATATCCATAATTAAGAATTGTTTCAATGTATGCTCTGTAAGGATATGTGCTATTTGAAGTTGATactaatttttgattgaataatacatCAACTTTTTGAAAGAGACTGTGGAGTGTTAAATGAACTGGCCCTACAGCGTCAATTGCCGGTGCTGCTGCCCCATTTTTATCCACAATCTTAGCACGAATTTTTAACAGTGTATGTGGTAAGTCTATATATTCCTCACTTGTTCCAGGTACATGAAATTCGATTTGCGAATCATCACTCATTGAACTAATAGGATTGTAATAAGCCCATGTAGAATCTTCGATCGTTGTTTGTGTTGGAGGTATTGTAAATAAGTCAAGCTCCGACTTTGTACACTCACAcgaattattatgtaaaaaagacatagttatttaagaaaaaatatcgtacacgttacgtttatttttcttttttattgatctttttcttttattatttttctttatatttttcctcttttttttaccaccaCCTTTCTGGACTCTAGAACGAGATTTTTGCTTCTTGACGCGTGGACGACCACTACCTTTCTGATtacgttttttctttatcacacccttttgtttattaataccagagcctttttgaatattttttcgacGCCGCTTTTTCTTATGACTACTGCTACCACCCCCACGGTTATTCCACAATGTTTCTAAATTATCTACTGCTTTACGTTTGAGTCGGTGACCAGATTCTTTTAATCGTGTctctaatgattttttaaaatcagatTTATGTGTTAGTACATCATCCAATACACTAACTCCAGCCTGCCACAACTCTTCACCAACAAGTATAGCTACTCTTTGTAATATAGGATATACTGTTCTATACAATCCCTTGAGAAAACCTCCAACACCGTTTCCTCGCTGATTATAAGTAATGTATTGACGTTGATGAGTTGTTACACCACCACCGACTTGATTGTCATAATACTTTAAATACATTgacataattaatcaattttttgaaaatgaaccGTCATGGTCAAAGGGTCATCCCCAAATAAGACTATGTGGTCATTAGAATCTTTTATAATACATGATATTGTTTGAAAAGTCTGTTGAATTACTGGTAAATAATGAG from Aphidius gifuensis isolate YNYX2018 linkage group LG5, ASM1490517v1, whole genome shotgun sequence includes:
- the LOC122856416 gene encoding death-associated inhibitor of apoptosis 1-like, with the protein product MASSTSMVMAEHIEKRTWFERGERLLYRVETNRRESFETWPLAHLLDIFELASAGFYYTGVGNFVCCFECGVKINDWTLGEKPSCRFVRRIPCGNVPVGINPDTVAVPTFYPYRKNISPVISPSFRYSYYSAAVSRLEHREFLSLFDYVPPPYPVPQPEIDVKTAKVRQYLTYDVRLKSYGYWPRHMSQTKEKLAEAGFFYTGIGDYVQCYHCGNGLKDWLPNEDPWEEHARYFKECYFVRVIKGQEFIDHFKIPQTDDQPSDDEEEAESLTIESNSIVIMRNIPTDYHSIDEDIEFKCKICFEKNLGILFLPCRHFVSCGNCSTDLKKCVICRADIEKVVRPIIS